From the Cryptomeria japonica chromosome 2, Sugi_1.0, whole genome shotgun sequence genome, one window contains:
- the LOC131075350 gene encoding actin-depolymerizing factor 7, producing the protein MANASSGIAVDNDCKLKFLELKSKRTHRFITFKIDDKLNMITVDKLGNPGQTYDDFTAALPETECRYAVYDFDFVTEENCQKSKIFFIAWSPDTSKVRNKMLYASSKDRFRRELDGVQCEVQATDASEIGIENIRDKAR; encoded by the exons ATG GCCAATGCATCATCTGGAATTGCTGTGGATAATGATTGCAAGCTCAAGTTTCTGGAGCTGAAGAGCAAGAGAACTCATCGTTTTATCACATTCAAGATTGATGACAAGCTAAACATGATTACAGTGGACAAGCTCGGTAACCCTGGTCAGACTTATGATGATTTTACTGCAGCTCTTCCTGAGACAGAGTGCAGATATGCAGTTTATGATTTTGACTTCGTAACTGAGGAAAATTGCCAGAAgagcaaaatattttttattgcatG GTCTCCTGATACTTCTAAGGTCCGTAACAAGATGCTTTATGCAAGCTCAAAGGATAGGTTCAGGAGGGAACTTGACGGGGTCCAATGTGAAGTCCAAGCAACAGATGCCTCTGAGATCGGGATTGAGAACATTAGGGACAAAGCACGCTAA